A region from the Volucribacter amazonae genome encodes:
- the map gene encoding type I methionyl aminopeptidase, protein MNIPLRKSEEIEKLREACRLAAEVLVMIEPYVKAGISTGELDRICHDYMVNHQKVIPACLGYHNYPKATCISLNEVVCHGIPSDDKILKNGDILNIDVTVIKDGYFGDNSKMYIVGETNIRSKKLVEAAQEALYVGLRKVKPGIRLNEIGRAIQQYTEAQGFSVVREYCGHGIGTEFHCDPQVLHYYADDGGVILQEGMVFTIEPMINAGKKEVRLMGDGWTVKTKDRSHSAQYEHQIVVTQQGCEVMTIRDEEQQAGRISRFMVNL, encoded by the coding sequence ATGAATATCCCATTAAGAAAGAGTGAAGAAATTGAGAAATTGCGTGAGGCTTGCCGATTAGCCGCAGAAGTTCTTGTGATGATTGAACCTTATGTTAAAGCTGGCATTAGTACCGGAGAATTAGATCGTATTTGCCATGATTATATGGTAAATCATCAAAAAGTTATTCCTGCTTGTTTGGGTTACCATAATTATCCTAAAGCTACCTGTATTTCCCTGAATGAAGTAGTGTGCCATGGTATTCCAAGTGATGATAAAATCTTGAAAAACGGCGATATTTTAAACATTGATGTTACGGTCATTAAGGACGGTTATTTTGGCGATAACTCAAAAATGTACATTGTAGGCGAAACCAATATTCGCAGTAAAAAGCTAGTAGAGGCTGCTCAAGAGGCACTTTATGTGGGATTACGCAAGGTAAAACCCGGTATCCGTTTAAATGAAATTGGGCGAGCAATTCAGCAATATACTGAAGCACAAGGATTTAGTGTGGTGCGTGAATATTGTGGACATGGTATTGGTACGGAGTTTCATTGTGATCCCCAAGTGTTACATTATTATGCTGATGATGGTGGGGTGATTTTACAAGAAGGCATGGTGTTTACCATTGAACCTATGATTAATGCCGGCAAAAAAGAAGTACGTTTAATGGGCGATGGTTGGACAGTGAAAACCAAAGATCGTAGTCATTCCGCACAATATGAACATCAAATTGTAGTAACGCAACAGGGTTGCGAAGTCATGACCATTCGTGATGAAGAACAACAAGCAGGGCGGATAAGTCGTTTTATGGTTAATCTTTAA
- the erpA gene encoding iron-sulfur cluster insertion protein ErpA encodes MSDVVVPLTFTDAAANKVKSLISEEENDALKLRVYITGGGCSGFQYGFTFDEKVNEGDLTIEKSGVQLVIDPMSLQYLIGGTVDYTEGLEGSRFVVTNPNATTTCGCGSSFSI; translated from the coding sequence ATGAGTGATGTAGTAGTGCCGTTGACGTTTACTGACGCAGCTGCAAATAAAGTAAAATCATTAATTAGCGAAGAAGAAAATGATGCGTTAAAATTGCGAGTGTACATTACAGGCGGTGGGTGTAGCGGTTTCCAATATGGCTTTACCTTTGATGAAAAAGTCAATGAAGGCGATTTGACCATTGAAAAATCAGGGGTGCAATTAGTCATTGATCCCATGAGCTTACAATATTTAATCGGCGGTACAGTAGATTATACCGAGGGTTTAGAAGGTTCAAGATTTGTGGTTACCAACCCAAATGCCACAACAACCTGTGGTTGTGGTTCATCATTTAGTATTTAA
- a CDS encoding YacL family protein — protein MDFQFSQYLGQTLVKCSMEHEAFAHWLNTEINANLNLAQQILTQLNPSQCLQVKMIEGKEYSLYIDQQQVICQANSLAFGTETALQLEQDLHYYDSESVASCGLEDFIQLLEAYIAFHTAK, from the coding sequence ATGGATTTTCAATTTAGCCAATATCTTGGACAAACCTTAGTAAAATGCTCAATGGAACATGAAGCATTTGCCCATTGGCTAAATACTGAAATCAATGCCAATCTCAACCTTGCACAACAAATTCTCACTCAACTTAATCCCTCACAATGCCTACAAGTAAAGATGATTGAGGGGAAAGAATATAGCCTATATATTGATCAGCAACAAGTGATTTGCCAAGCAAATAGTTTGGCTTTTGGCACAGAAACAGCTCTACAATTAGAGCAGGATTTACATTATTATGATTCAGAGTCCGTAGCAAGTTGTGGTCTAGAGGATTTTATCCAACTTTTAGAAGCATATATTGCTTTTCACACAGCAAAATAA
- a CDS encoding acetate uptake transporter, whose product MSTTNQYANPGPLGLCGFALTTWLLCLVNAGIFDSKSLGLVIAMAFAFGGTAQMIAGMFEFKKGNTFGFTAFNSYGAFWWSWALFTVFFKGETPTTFVAWYLAVWGTFTLMMLLATLKKAKALQAIFFCLTLTFYALALGDATGNHSIVNIGGYLGLLTALCAFYLAAAEIINEAYGRTILPIGEPK is encoded by the coding sequence ATGTCAACAACAAATCAATATGCTAACCCCGGTCCATTAGGACTTTGCGGTTTTGCATTAACCACTTGGTTATTATGTTTAGTGAATGCAGGTATTTTTGATAGCAAGAGCTTAGGCTTAGTTATCGCTATGGCATTTGCGTTTGGCGGTACAGCCCAAATGATTGCTGGAATGTTTGAATTTAAAAAAGGCAATACCTTTGGTTTTACAGCATTTAATAGCTATGGGGCTTTTTGGTGGTCTTGGGCGTTATTTACCGTTTTCTTCAAAGGTGAAACCCCAACAACATTTGTAGCTTGGTATCTCGCTGTTTGGGGAACTTTTACCCTAATGATGTTACTTGCTACCCTGAAAAAAGCAAAAGCATTACAAGCGATTTTCTTCTGCTTAACCCTAACCTTTTATGCGTTAGCTCTTGGTGATGCCACAGGTAATCATAGTATTGTCAATATCGGTGGTTATTTAGGCTTATTAACTGCATTATGTGCTTTCTATCTAGCTGCGGCGGAAATCATAAATGAGGCCTATGGCAGAACGATATTACCGATTGGTGAACCGAAATAA
- a CDS encoding MBL fold metallo-hydrolase, protein MNLEIIPVTAFQQNCSLIWDQDNNAAIIDPGGEGNRLIQRIEELGLKLSKILLTHGHLDHVGAAVQLKQHFGVEIIGSNPQDKLLFATLPQQSQRFGVEEIEAFDPDQWLAGEGEVLSLGEFQFEVLHLPGHSPGHIGFIEHEKNIAFTGDVLFKNSIGRTDLPGGDYDTLIATIHNKLFPLNDEMIIIPGHGAYTTLAAEKRSNPFLK, encoded by the coding sequence ATGAATTTAGAGATTATTCCTGTTACAGCGTTTCAACAAAATTGCTCGTTAATTTGGGATCAAGATAATAATGCAGCGATTATTGATCCCGGTGGCGAAGGAAATCGCTTAATTCAGCGTATTGAGGAATTGGGATTAAAGCTGAGCAAAATATTATTAACCCATGGTCATCTGGATCACGTTGGGGCAGCAGTACAATTAAAGCAACATTTTGGTGTGGAAATTATTGGTTCAAATCCACAGGATAAATTATTATTTGCCACTTTACCTCAACAATCACAGCGTTTTGGCGTTGAGGAAATAGAGGCGTTTGACCCCGATCAATGGCTAGCAGGCGAGGGGGAGGTTTTATCCCTTGGAGAATTTCAATTTGAAGTCTTGCATTTACCAGGACATAGTCCGGGGCATATTGGTTTTATTGAACACGAGAAAAATATTGCTTTTACGGGCGATGTATTGTTTAAGAATAGTATAGGACGTACTGATCTACCCGGTGGAGATTATGATACGCTGATTGCAACTATTCATAATAAACTTTTCCCTTTAAATGACGAAATGATCATTATTCCGGGGCATGGTGCTTACACCACTTTGGCAGCAGAAAAACGTAGCAATCCTTTTTTAAAATAA
- a CDS encoding YcbK family protein, whose protein sequence is MNEINHHRRKWLSLGGIVLGATLLPNTLLASVSTAKPRILKFRNVNTGDKLSLDFIVGKGFSSANLKKLDYLMRDRRTNQIHKMDVNLFSKLHRIHRQIGVPNAEILVICGYRAPVTNAKMHQRSRGVASNSYHTRGQAIDFRLQGVSLAKVKQVAESLKNGGVGYYPKSNFIHIDTGPVRTWRGS, encoded by the coding sequence ATGAATGAAATTAATCATCATCGCCGTAAATGGTTATCCCTCGGCGGTATTGTTTTAGGGGCAACATTATTACCTAATACCTTATTAGCTTCTGTTTCTACAGCAAAACCTCGTATTTTAAAATTTAGAAATGTGAATACAGGGGATAAATTAAGTTTAGATTTTATAGTTGGTAAAGGGTTTTCAAGTGCAAATTTAAAAAAATTAGATTACTTAATGCGTGATCGCCGTACTAACCAAATTCATAAAATGGACGTGAATTTATTTAGCAAACTTCATCGGATTCATCGCCAAATTGGTGTACCTAATGCAGAAATTTTAGTTATTTGTGGTTATCGAGCTCCCGTAACCAATGCCAAAATGCACCAACGTAGTCGTGGTGTTGCCAGTAATAGTTACCATACACGGGGGCAAGCCATTGATTTCCGTTTGCAAGGTGTAAGCCTAGCCAAAGTCAAACAAGTTGCTGAAAGCCTAAAAAATGGCGGGGTAGGTTATTATCCAAAAAGTAATTTTATTCATATTGATACTGGGCCAGTTCGTACTTGGCGTGGTAGCTAA
- a CDS encoding L,D-transpeptidase family protein, translating to MFKLKPVNFTKLALLGYGLSAVYAQANQEELSTPNNSAEQAVIEQVDLAQQKIAELVGQYPLQFENLLTKIYGENGFTPLWQDQKALKQFLREYSALVLSGVSKKSATSLDAIASAEPNSLVYDMLVTDAFLDYMYYSNHLLKSAQQWLYSPNAYRAKAPKEQQIEAWLSAVKNGDNFAFVQSLSSNNHLYQQTLNYLAEQLAQQSFEQTEKHLEISSTLRPGTHSPEVAILIKMLKAKHLLPAQTLEQNDYSPEIVAAVKKLQEKHGLTPDGIVGSATRMLLNNPTGKALLYQLAINAQRLRVIPDFQNGLFVNVPSYKLQYYRDGNLILTSRVIVGTNARKTPVMYSELSNLVVNPPWNAPVRLINEDIIPKVRQDPSYIYRNGYTIIDSKGRSIDPYTIDWENMTSKNFPYRLRQRPGDDSALGRYKFNMPSSDAIYLHDTPRKDLFSRKNRALSSGCVRVEKSDELATLLLNEVGWNETRKQNTLASKQTTSVPIKGKHPVYLYYVTAWVDNNQVYRLPDIYHYDTKPNLNNINWSVISKFLLEN from the coding sequence ATGTTTAAACTAAAACCGGTAAATTTTACTAAATTGGCTTTGTTAGGCTATGGATTATCCGCCGTTTATGCTCAAGCAAACCAAGAAGAATTATCCACACCAAATAACTCTGCTGAGCAAGCTGTTATTGAACAGGTGGATCTCGCACAACAAAAAATCGCTGAGTTAGTAGGGCAGTATCCATTACAATTTGAAAACTTACTAACAAAAATTTATGGCGAAAATGGTTTTACCCCTTTATGGCAAGATCAAAAAGCCCTTAAACAGTTTTTACGCGAATATAGTGCATTGGTGCTAAGTGGTGTGTCAAAAAAATCGGCAACGAGTTTGGACGCCATTGCTAGTGCTGAACCTAATAGCCTTGTTTACGATATGTTGGTTACTGACGCATTTTTAGATTATATGTATTATTCTAACCATTTATTGAAATCTGCACAGCAATGGTTATATAGCCCTAATGCCTATCGTGCGAAAGCACCGAAGGAACAACAAATTGAGGCTTGGTTAAGTGCGGTGAAAAATGGCGATAATTTTGCCTTTGTGCAATCACTTTCCTCAAATAATCATTTATATCAACAAACATTAAATTATTTAGCAGAACAACTTGCTCAACAATCTTTTGAGCAAACGGAAAAACATTTAGAAATTAGCAGTACCTTAAGACCGGGTACACATTCACCAGAAGTGGCAATTTTAATAAAAATGCTTAAAGCAAAACACTTATTGCCTGCACAAACCCTTGAACAAAATGATTATAGCCCTGAAATTGTTGCGGCAGTAAAAAAATTACAGGAAAAACATGGCTTAACCCCTGATGGTATCGTGGGAAGTGCTACCCGTATGCTATTAAATAACCCGACAGGCAAAGCCTTATTATATCAATTAGCCATTAATGCTCAGCGTTTAAGGGTAATCCCTGATTTTCAAAATGGATTGTTTGTGAATGTGCCAAGCTATAAATTACAATATTATCGTGATGGTAATCTGATATTAACCTCTCGCGTGATTGTGGGAACCAATGCTCGCAAAACGCCAGTTATGTATAGTGAATTAAGTAATCTTGTGGTTAATCCACCTTGGAATGCCCCTGTAAGATTAATTAACGAAGATATTATTCCTAAAGTGCGTCAAGATCCAAGCTATATTTACCGTAATGGTTATACCATTATTGATAGCAAAGGACGTAGTATCGATCCTTATACCATTGATTGGGAAAATATGACCTCTAAAAATTTCCCTTATCGCTTACGTCAAAGACCGGGTGATGACAGTGCTTTAGGACGTTATAAATTTAATATGCCAAGTTCTGATGCTATTTATTTACATGATACGCCACGCAAAGATTTATTTTCCCGTAAAAATCGTGCCTTAAGCTCAGGTTGTGTGCGTGTTGAAAAATCTGATGAATTGGCTACGCTTTTATTAAATGAAGTAGGTTGGAACGAAACCCGCAAACAAAATACCTTAGCCAGTAAGCAAACAACTTCTGTACCGATTAAGGGCAAACACCCTGTTTACTTATATTATGTTACCGCTTGGGTAGATAATAATCAGGTGTATCGCCTACCTGATATTTATCATTATGATACCAAGCCAAACCTAAATAATATAAACTGGTCGGTAATTAGCAAGTTTTTGTTGGAAAACTAA
- the prc gene encoding carboxy terminal-processing peptidase — translation MQFNKLKKVSFILVATSFLLLTSGSINAVEPTIKLSEIQLPQPSNENSLATKRATTRLVQSHYRKFTLNDEFSQKVFDRYLNMLDFNHNTFLQSDVDQMRAEYADKLDDALNEGNLSIAFEMYQRMVERRYERYRYALSLLDKRPDLTGNDQIEIDRENAPWPKTEQEADALWQQRVKNDVITLSLKDKKWSEIKKTLTKRYNLAIRRLTQTKADDITQLFLNAFAREIDPHTSYLAPRTAKNFNEDMNLSLEGIGATLQAEDDEITIKSLVPGSPAERSKKLSSGDRIIGVGQEKGEIEDVVGWRLDDVVDKIKGKKGTKVRLEIEPAKGGRPRVVTLVRDKIRIEDRAAKLTISNIDGQAIASIKIPGFYLGLTNDVRKLLTEMQGKDVKALVIDLRENGGGALNEAVELTGLFISDGPVVQVRDAFGRIRVHEDPDAKQVYTGPLVVMINRFSASASEIFAAAIQDYDRGIIIGQNTFGKGTVQQSRSLNFVYDLNQNPLGFLQYTIQKFYRINGGSTQLKGVAPDIKFPELIDMQEYGEDKEDNALPWDKLPSASYSQAGNAKQWLNQLEQNHQERIAKDPEFIALAGDLAVRNERRERKYLSLNLKERKAENDKDDARRLKNLNERFAREGKKKIKNLDALPKDYEAPDFFLTEAEKIAADLSKLSQQ, via the coding sequence ATGCAATTCAATAAATTAAAAAAAGTATCGTTTATTTTGGTAGCAACAAGTTTTTTGTTGCTAACCAGTGGCTCGATCAATGCGGTTGAGCCTACCATTAAATTGTCGGAGATACAGCTACCTCAGCCAAGTAATGAAAATAGTTTAGCCACTAAACGAGCAACTACGAGATTAGTCCAATCACATTACCGAAAATTTACGTTGAATGATGAATTTTCGCAAAAAGTGTTTGATCGTTATTTAAATATGTTGGACTTTAACCATAATACGTTTTTACAATCCGATGTGGATCAAATGCGTGCTGAATATGCGGATAAACTTGATGATGCTCTTAATGAAGGAAATTTGAGTATTGCCTTTGAAATGTATCAACGTATGGTAGAACGCCGTTATGAACGTTATCGTTATGCCTTGTCTTTATTAGATAAACGACCTGATTTAACAGGTAATGATCAGATTGAGATTGATCGTGAAAATGCCCCTTGGCCAAAAACAGAACAAGAGGCTGATGCTCTTTGGCAACAACGAGTAAAAAATGATGTGATTACCTTGTCTTTAAAAGATAAAAAATGGTCTGAAATTAAGAAAACCTTAACTAAACGTTATAATCTTGCGATCCGCCGTTTAACACAAACTAAGGCTGATGATATTACACAATTATTCTTAAATGCCTTTGCACGAGAAATTGATCCACACACCAGTTATCTTGCACCAAGAACTGCCAAAAACTTTAATGAAGATATGAATTTATCATTGGAAGGCATTGGAGCAACATTGCAGGCAGAAGATGATGAAATTACGATTAAATCCCTTGTCCCCGGTTCGCCTGCCGAACGGAGTAAAAAATTATCTTCTGGTGATAGAATTATTGGCGTTGGACAAGAAAAAGGCGAAATTGAAGATGTAGTTGGTTGGCGTTTAGATGATGTAGTGGATAAGATTAAAGGCAAAAAAGGCACTAAAGTACGTTTGGAAATTGAGCCAGCTAAAGGAGGTAGACCACGTGTAGTTACCTTAGTGCGAGATAAAATTCGTATTGAAGATCGTGCCGCTAAATTGACTATTTCTAATATTGATGGGCAGGCGATTGCTAGCATAAAAATTCCGGGTTTTTATTTAGGCTTAACTAATGATGTGCGTAAATTATTAACGGAAATGCAAGGCAAAGATGTTAAAGCCTTAGTGATTGATTTGCGCGAAAATGGTGGCGGTGCATTAAATGAGGCTGTTGAATTGACAGGGTTATTTATTAGTGATGGGCCAGTAGTGCAAGTAAGAGATGCTTTTGGGCGTATTCGTGTGCATGAAGATCCTGATGCTAAGCAGGTTTATACTGGTCCTTTAGTGGTAATGATCAACCGTTTTAGTGCTTCAGCTTCTGAAATTTTTGCCGCAGCCATTCAAGATTATGATCGTGGTATCATCATTGGGCAAAATACCTTTGGTAAAGGAACAGTACAACAAAGTCGTTCGCTAAATTTTGTCTATGATTTAAACCAAAATCCTTTGGGTTTTTTACAATATACCATTCAAAAGTTTTATCGGATTAATGGTGGAAGTACTCAATTAAAAGGTGTTGCGCCAGATATTAAATTCCCTGAACTTATTGATATGCAAGAATATGGTGAAGATAAAGAAGATAATGCTTTACCTTGGGATAAATTACCTTCGGCTTCTTATTCGCAAGCAGGTAATGCAAAACAATGGTTAAATCAGCTTGAGCAAAATCATCAAGAGCGAATTGCTAAAGATCCTGAATTTATCGCTTTAGCAGGGGATTTAGCGGTGCGTAATGAAAGAAGAGAACGTAAGTATCTTTCCCTCAATTTAAAAGAACGCAAAGCAGAAAATGACAAAGATGATGCAAGACGCTTGAAAAACCTTAATGAACGTTTTGCGCGAGAAGGAAAGAAAAAAATTAAAAATCTTGATGCCTTGCCAAAAGATTATGAAGCCCCTGACTTCTTCTTAACCGAAGCGGAGAAGATTGCTGCAGATCTTAGCAAGTTATCACAACAATAA
- the proQ gene encoding RNA chaperone ProQ yields MTEVQKLANNKEIIAYLAEKFPLCFSVEGEARPLKVGIFQDLAEALQDDEKVSKTQLRQALRQYTSNWRYLHGCRQGAQRVDLAGNDCGELEQQHVEHAAQQLQQAKEKFAQRRAEQRKTNNEAKTKKPAFNKQRNHSSPHRKGQKPKFHLTPVDMSALQKDSQVKVKAGQRWQRAKVLDVMKDSARVELDNGLVINVTADRLFT; encoded by the coding sequence ATGACTGAAGTTCAAAAGCTGGCAAATAATAAAGAAATTATTGCTTATTTAGCGGAAAAATTTCCCCTTTGTTTCTCCGTAGAAGGGGAGGCAAGACCGCTTAAAGTGGGGATTTTTCAAGACTTAGCGGAAGCCTTGCAAGATGATGAAAAGGTCAGTAAAACTCAACTACGTCAGGCATTACGCCAATATACTTCTAATTGGCGTTATTTACATGGTTGTCGTCAAGGGGCTCAACGTGTTGATTTAGCTGGCAATGATTGTGGTGAATTAGAGCAACAACATGTGGAGCATGCTGCTCAACAATTACAACAAGCAAAAGAAAAATTTGCTCAACGTAGAGCAGAACAACGTAAAACAAATAATGAAGCAAAAACAAAGAAACCCGCATTTAATAAACAGCGAAATCATTCTTCTCCACATAGAAAAGGGCAAAAACCAAAATTTCATTTAACGCCAGTGGATATGTCAGCATTACAAAAAGACAGTCAGGTAAAAGTTAAAGCAGGGCAGCGTTGGCAGAGAGCTAAAGTGCTTGATGTAATGAAAGATTCAGCGAGAGTGGAATTAGACAATGGTTTAGTGATTAATGTTACTGCTGATCGTCTGTTTACATAG
- a CDS encoding HI1450 family dsDNA-mimic protein, giving the protein MQQQLDPDMAIDLAYDIFLEMAPEHLDPADILLFNLQFEQRGAVEVVETADNWDMEVGILIDPEQYIEVWIGLVNEQDIMDDVFAKFLISHQAENREFHVIWKQ; this is encoded by the coding sequence ATGCAACAACAATTAGATCCTGATATGGCGATTGATTTAGCTTATGATATTTTTTTGGAAATGGCGCCAGAACATCTCGATCCTGCGGATATTTTATTATTTAATCTACAATTTGAGCAACGAGGTGCGGTAGAAGTGGTAGAAACCGCAGATAATTGGGATATGGAAGTGGGCATTCTTATTGATCCAGAACAATATATTGAAGTATGGATTGGACTGGTTAATGAACAAGATATTATGGACGATGTATTTGCTAAATTTTTGATTTCGCACCAAGCGGAAAATCGAGAATTTCACGTTATTTGGAAACAATAA
- a CDS encoding YcgL domain-containing protein, with product MLCAIYKSHKKVGCYLYLPAKAKFDQLPETLLNHFGKPELVMLFNLAGNKSLAQADNQQVQQQIEQQGYYLQLAKPEENLFETYQRQQQVSK from the coding sequence ATGCTTTGTGCTATTTACAAAAGTCATAAGAAAGTCGGCTGTTATTTATATTTACCAGCAAAAGCCAAGTTTGATCAGCTGCCAGAAACATTATTAAATCATTTCGGTAAGCCTGAACTCGTAATGTTATTTAATTTGGCAGGGAATAAGTCGTTAGCACAAGCGGATAATCAACAGGTTCAACAACAAATTGAGCAACAAGGATATTATTTGCAGTTAGCTAAACCTGAAGAAAACCTGTTTGAAACCTATCAACGTCAACAACAAGTTTCTAAATAA
- the minC gene encoding septum site-determining protein MinC, which yields MAKDVIELKTGHFSSIFITLNSTNLNVIKRALSKKVKKSPLFFQNVPVILKFTPSLHKVDLNALKDLLQQFNIHLIGVSDWQNSLEKELILTANLPILGKSQQFDEILPEYGYLPPKIIYGNLNAGEVVYAKNSDLIINGNVAQGAEVAAEGNIHIYGKLQGRAMAGVNHHEGLLYVQSLEAEFVSVCKRSLYRQNIPLEYWQKAVMIAPDKEKLMLKIF from the coding sequence ATGGCAAAAGACGTGATCGAGCTAAAAACAGGGCATTTCTCCTCTATTTTTATTACCTTAAACAGCACAAATCTTAATGTCATTAAACGTGCATTAAGTAAAAAAGTCAAAAAATCACCGCTCTTTTTCCAAAATGTTCCTGTTATCCTAAAATTTACCCCTAGCCTACATAAAGTTGATCTTAATGCCCTCAAAGACCTATTACAACAATTTAATATTCATCTTATTGGGGTTAGTGATTGGCAAAATAGCCTAGAAAAAGAGCTTATCCTAACGGCAAATTTACCTATTTTAGGCAAAAGCCAACAATTTGATGAAATTTTACCTGAATATGGCTATCTCCCACCGAAAATTATCTATGGTAATCTTAACGCAGGGGAAGTGGTTTATGCCAAAAACAGTGATTTAATTATTAATGGCAATGTTGCTCAAGGGGCAGAAGTTGCCGCTGAAGGCAATATCCATATTTATGGTAAATTACAAGGGCGAGCAATGGCGGGCGTCAATCATCATGAGGGATTATTATATGTACAATCTCTTGAAGCGGAATTTGTATCCGTATGCAAACGTTCACTTTACCGACAAAATATTCCCCTTGAATATTGGCAAAAAGCGGTAATGATTGCTCCTGATAAAGAAAAATTAATGTTAAAAATATTCTAA